The window GAATTGTTCACAAACAATTCGAATTTGATATGGTTCTTTAGGAGCTCGAATTAGACAACAAAAAGAGTTCGATAAATTTGACTCGGTTTGTTTATTGTCTTAAACTATACTAATATACTTGTACAAAAAGTCAAAAATAGAAGAAAAAACATCTTGTGTTGTGATCAAACAACTGAGAGCATCTATAATGATGCTGGCTATAATTTGTGGTTAAATTGAACATGTAAAACATTGTGTTTCGCTGATATTGGTTATATTAGTTGGCTAGTAATTTTTCTGTAGATTTCTTCAGACATGTagagattcgacaaatatagttattCGTAGGAGgttgctaaaattatagacaacttGTGGAGATGGTTGGAGTATGATATTTTCAAGacattggctatattttttatttttgatatgtcatTTCACTTTTTAGCTTCACTCATAAATGAAACAATTAAGACACATTTAATACCCTCAATTAGTGACACAATTAACACCCTCAATTaacattataattaaattaacattaTAATTAACGCCCTTCTTTCTCGAGATCACCTAACAGACCCCTCACTGATCTTAAACAACCGTCGTCGCTATCATCCTTTCTCGCTACTGTTGCCCTTTCACTCCCACACGCAGTTGTGTCTATGATATCCAAGTTTCAGAATCGCAACTCGTTATCTTTACCTTTTAAGAATGTCCGATCATTTAATAAACGGGTTAACACCGAGCATCTCAAGGACCTTCTCTTGGTCTATTATAATTGCCGGTCTCGCTTGTGACTTGAggaaaaatattcttttaaaaacTCTACACACGAATATTTTGAGgtgtaatataataaattaataactttaataatgtttgaattttgataacaaaaaatttgacaaaatttttgtaaaaactAGAAAGCATCCTTTTTTCACAAAttctatattttctaataataaaTTCTATGCCAAACATTGATATCAGAAAAGctattttaattttactaaataattttttccatatcttttttgaaaaatattgatCCTGGTAAGTGGTGAGctaaattactccctccattctaAATTAGATTAGCTAACTGATTTTgagcacgtaacttaaggtgcattgatcgtctaattttgaaattatttttttcagtttttcttttataaacaaaaatttcatattttaattttcatttacaaaaatgaaattctaaaaataaataatataattatgcgGTGAACGGACGTATGCACGAAGTCGAACTACGTcgtctaatttgaaacggattAGCTTCTTTCAGTTAGCCTAGATAATGGGCTGGGCTTTCTCTAGGCAGAGACCCATAAATACAAGGAATTTGAATCACCTTGACAAATTTACATTTCACTGATCATTCCTCAgtcaaaaccctaaaccccaaaATGCAGAAATTCATATCAACATATTCTACTACAATCTCAAAATCAAAAGCTCAATCCCCATTAATCCCTACATTTCTCCTCACCCAAACAAGCCCTTATTCCCAATCAACTTCAATCCCAAAGAAACAACAAAGAGTAAGAGACCATGgctatgacaattacatggaAGTTGAGAAGAAAATGCGCAAAGTCATCAAATTTCAGGACCTCATTCTCAGTCACCCCAATTGTATGATCGCAAGTTCTCGTCTTGATAATCTTTCTCGGCGTCTCGGATTTAAACAATTTGATGCTGGCAGGTTCTTGCTTAAATTTCCCCATGTTTTCGAGATTTTTGAGCACCCGGTTCAAAGGATTCTTTATTGTAGGCTTACCCGAAAAGCGATTAATCAAATTGAACTAGAAAATGAGGCCCTTATTGCTCAAATACCCGATGCTGTTACGCGGCTTAGGAAGCTTCTTTTGTTGTCGAATAATAAAAGACTTAGGCTTGAGCATGTTAGGATTGCGCGTAGAGACTTGGGGTTGCCTGATGATTTTGAATTCTCGGTAGTTCTTAAGTATCCTGAgtattttaggttgtttgatgCGGATGAGACTAGGAATAAGTACATTGAGGTTGTGGGGAGAGATCCGGATTTAAGTGTCTGTGCGATTGAGAGACTTAGGGAAAAAGAGTATAGGGAGAAAGGAGTTGATGCTGAGAATATTAGGTTTTCGTTTATTGTTAATTTTCCTCCAGGGTTTAAGATTAGCAAGTATTATAAGATTGCTGTTTGGAAATGGCAGAGGCTCCCGTATTGGTCGCCTTATGAGGATGTGACTGGTTACGATTTGAGATCTCTGGAGGCACAAAATCGCATGGAGAAGAGAGCGGTTGCAACTATACATGAAATCCTGTCGTTGACCGTTGAGAAGAAGATTAGTTTGGAGAGGATTGCACATTTTAGGATGGCTATGGATTTGCCCAAGAAGCTTAAGGAGTTTTTGCTTCAGCATCAGggaattttttatatatctacGAGAGGGAACCATGGGAAGCTTCATACTGTTTTTCTTAGGGAGGCTTATAAAAAGGGAGATTTGATTGAGCCAAATGGTTTGTACTTGGCTAGGAGAAAATTGGCTGATTTAATATTGACGAGTCCTAGGAGAGCTCCTATCGATAGTGAATTGCTTAGTTACAGGACTGATAGAAATGACAGAGCTCGGAGCTTTCAAGAAGACCATGTTGAGACTGATTTGGGACCTTTTGATGATCAAAATATTGTTGAGCAATGTGGGCAAGTTGAAGGAAATTCTGACTTGGACGTAGAATGTGAATCTGACTACACGGATGAGGATAATGGTTCTGATGAATTAGCCGATACATAGGATGTGGTCAACTAATATTATACTTGAGGACATGAAGATAAGTGATAACTAAGGAATGGgaatattaaatatcatgtgCATGGGttacaaaattatgttgaaatgGGAACTTAATCTTCATATCATGGCCCATAAACCGGGAACTAAAACATTTGGAGGATATGATATTCTGGCATCAAGTATTCCTCTTTTTTTGCTGTGACGTATGCCAACATACTATGTGGGCATAGTGCAgtttttttaagtataaatCTGGTACAATATCTGTTAAGGTAAAGCTGCCAAGGTGGAACAAAGCTACTGGAGACGGCTTCTTTAACATGTACGCGATCTGTGTTTACATTCACTATATTCAGTTTTCAGTAAACCAATCTTATAATTATATGCATATTGATCGTTcttcatttttcaaattaaatattcatgaataattttttaatttcaatcttTACGTAGTTTACATTTACAAGGCTCCAGAGCACGACACAGAGACTGAAAGTGAAAGTCTGAAATAGCGTTAGCTCTATAGTTAGAGACTTATTAAACTTTATATATGCAACCGCTAGTATCTCATTTTTCTAATGGTGTATTTGATTTGCCTACCCTGCTTCTATTTTTAAAACTAGAAATATTGAATTGATTTCACTCTGTGTGTCTGTTTAGCTTTTTTCTGCTAAATTCGTAGCTTTGCCCACCAAATAAAGGGACTACACATAGAATTCTTCTTGTAGAAGGTTTATTTGTCTTGTTTAGTCTTGTAGAGTAAGAAGCTTGTATAAAAACTGTATGTTTTAGACATTTAATTACTTGATGACAGATTAAATCAAGTGAATAGGATAAACTAGAGAGATGCCACGTCTTCTAGGATTGCAACTAGCAAGTAGAAGAGAAACAGCCAGATCTAGAACCACCACAAATTGGAAAATTCTGTTAATTTACCAGCTGTAGGTTTTGAAATTGAAGAATCTTTTAGGCTCCATTTGTTTGTTAGATATTGTTTTCCAGGAAAATGTTTTCTGACTTTTCTTGTGTTTGTTTGAACTCTAGAAAATTTATTctaggaaaatatttttttatgtgtttGTTTGATGAAATCCTAGGATTTTTTTCTCTCTTGCTCAGGAAATTTTTCTCGAGAAATTCTCAGGAAAATCATCTCGAGAAATTCTGGGGAATATTTTCTCGGAAAATTCTCAGGAAAATTTTCTTGTGTAATTCTCGTGAAAAATTTTCTCCCGATATTCTTGGGAAAAAATCTCTGCagttttttttctgaaattttgtttgaataaaaacatttttgagaaaaataatttgttggcatatatatttttcatgaaaaacattttccgtacaaaatattatattggaagatatatttcaataaaacatttttcagaaaaagaGTCAAACAAAATGTTTTCCAAAATCAAGTTATATTCTATGAAACAAATGGAACTGTACCTCTAAATATTGTAATAGTAAAGTTTTATGGGTCATTATAGTTTGCCCTAAACAAAATTCTGCTATTTTTCTGTGGATTTTTGGTGGAACCTAATCTGCCCGTTCTTACTATTCTCTGACAGTTTCCTAGTcttaagtttaaaatttaaaaagtatagGGCAGGATATAGGGACATCCTGTGTGCGTCTGGTTTCTTTCACCTCCATTTTCAGTATCTTATTACCTTTGTAGTATGTCTGTGTTGGCAGATTTGAGCCTTTTCTCTATTAATTTGAAGCTTACCTgaagatttttgaaactgaTCCGGCATCTGAACTCCTACCATATAAAAGTTAAAGACATTGATGCACTTCAGCTCATTCCTTTTCTAGGTGTATGGCCTTCTGACGGACAGCCTTCGTACTTAGAAACTTGACAAGGTTGCTTTTAACACTGATTTTTCAAATCTTCTAGCTTCCTCTGACGTTGATGGCTCTGGGAGTTTGGTTGTTTTCAGGCTTAAATGTGACAACGAGAATATATTCAATGAAGTCAAATTTGAGGTGGCGATGTGTTCTCATAAATAGTACTGCAGTTCACATCGTGGCAAATAGGGCCATACTACTTTTCATATATAACACTTCTAGATTTATTTGTGAAATTTTTAATTGTAAAACTTGAGTTGAATGTGCAGAAGTGATGGCACTTTTGAGGCTGTTAGGTTTATAGGATTGTTATACTGTTATTGCAGAATATAAAAGATTTCTCAATGAATCCTTCTAGAATTGTATACATGCAGTATTGCTTATTTTGCCGAAGATGTACATGTTATCTTATGctcaaaaatgaaaaaactaTGGTTTTGTTAATGACTTCAAAATTTGAAACCAAGGCCATGTTTGTTACTAAGGCATGTCACAAAAGTGAGTAGCACTAAAGATGTACTTCTATCTATCTggtaagtaattgctaagaagATTGGACGGAATCACAAGCCAAATGATAGCAGAT of the Daucus carota subsp. sativus chromosome 4, DH1 v3.0, whole genome shotgun sequence genome contains:
- the LOC108215878 gene encoding protein ROOT PRIMORDIUM DEFECTIVE 1; this encodes MQKFISTYSTTISKSKAQSPLIPTFLLTQTSPYSQSTSIPKKQQRVRDHGYDNYMEVEKKMRKVIKFQDLILSHPNCMIASSRLDNLSRRLGFKQFDAGRFLLKFPHVFEIFEHPVQRILYCRLTRKAINQIELENEALIAQIPDAVTRLRKLLLLSNNKRLRLEHVRIARRDLGLPDDFEFSVVLKYPEYFRLFDADETRNKYIEVVGRDPDLSVCAIERLREKEYREKGVDAENIRFSFIVNFPPGFKISKYYKIAVWKWQRLPYWSPYEDVTGYDLRSLEAQNRMEKRAVATIHEILSLTVEKKISLERIAHFRMAMDLPKKLKEFLLQHQGIFYISTRGNHGKLHTVFLREAYKKGDLIEPNGLYLARRKLADLILTSPRRAPIDSELLSYRTDRNDRARSFQEDHVETDLGPFDDQNIVEQCGQVEGNSDLDVECESDYTDEDNGSDELADT